The following coding sequences are from one Anolis sagrei isolate rAnoSag1 chromosome 6, rAnoSag1.mat, whole genome shotgun sequence window:
- the KLHL11 gene encoding kelch-like protein 11, which yields MAAAGGGGDLDGGGHGAPESGSVLGAEGESGAEAEPDSEVFSCVAHCSELACRQNEQRRLGLFCDVTLAFGGGGGESGGVGGASPRADPPPREFRAHRSVLAAATEYFAPLLSGDFAESRSGRVELRKWSSEAGPDPETVEAVISFMYTGRVRVSPGNVHEVLELADRFLLLRLKDFCGEFLKKKLSLSNSVAIHSLAHMYSLNQLALKAADMIRRNFYKVIQDEEFYTLPFHLIRDWLSDIEITVDSEEVLFEMVVKWVQRNPDEREKYFGELFKLLRLSQMKPTYLTRHVKSERLVCSNEMCLKLVSEAVESHALRAENLLLGTLQQVTSSITSLPRFGQNMDVIMVIGGVSEGGDYLSECVGYFIDEDRWVNLPHIHNHLDGHAVVVTESYVYVAGSMEPGFAKTVERYNPNRNVWEQVSNLITRKHSFGLTEVKGNLYSIGGHGNFIPGFKDVAVYHPDQDKWHNLESAPKILRDVKVITVDDRFVYMAARTPVDGDNEEGLRSVIVRYDADARQWQDSESLPLLDNYCCFQMAVANTNFYHTASCCPRSYSLDHEEVKRKISGQVSDDILESLPPEVLSIEGAAVCYYKDDVFIIGGWKNSDDTDKQYRKEAYRYCAERKRWLLLPPMPQPRCRATACHVRIPFRSLHGTQRYPMPQNLMWQKDRIRQMQEIHRHSLSLRRMPRSQIEC from the exons ATGGCGGCGGCTGGAGGCGGAGGGGACTTGGACGGCGGGGGGCACGGCGCTCCGGAGAGCGGCAGCGTCCTCGGCGCGGAAGGCGAGTCTGGGGCGGAGGCGGAGCCCGACTCGGAGGTCTTCTCCTGCGTGGCCCACTGCTCCGAGCTGGCCTGCCGGCAGAACGAGCAGCGACGCCTGGGCCTGTTCTGTGACGTCACGTTGGCcttcggcggcggcggcggggagaGCGGcggagtgggcggggcctcccCGCGCGCGGACCCGCCCCCTCGCGAGTTCCGCGCGCACCGCTCCGTCCTGGCCGCCGCTACCGAGTACTTCGCGCCTCTGCTTTCCGGAGACTTCGCCGAGTCCCGCTCGGGCCGCGTAGAGCTGCGGAAATGGAGCTCCGAGGCCGGGCCGGATCCGGAGACGGTGGAAGCCGTCATCAGCTTCATGTACACGGGCCGAGTCCGCGTCAGCCCCGGCAACGTCCACGAGGTCCTAGAGCTGGCCGACAG GTTTTTACTGCTACGTTTGAAAGATTTCTGTGGGGAGTTCCTCAAGAAGAAGCTGAGTCTCTCCAATTCTGTGGCAATCCATAGCCTGGCTCACATGTACTCTTTAAACCAGTTGGCTTTAAAAGCTGCTGACATGATCAGGAGGAATTTCTACAAAGTCATTCAAGATGAGGAGTTCTACACGTTGCCATTCCACCTCATAAGAGACTGGCTTTCAGACATAGAAATCACTGTAGACTCAGAAGAAGTTCTCTTTGAGATGGTTGTAAAGTGGGTTCAAAGAAATCCTGATGAAAGAGAAAAGTACTTTGGggagctctttaagctgctccgtTTATCACAAATGAAACCCACTTATTTGACCCGACATGTCAAATCTGAAAGGCTTGTTTGCAGCAATGAAATGTGCCTCAAACTTGTGTCAGAAGCAGTGGAAAGCCATGCACTCAGAGCTGAGAATTTGCTGTTAGGGACCCTCCAACAAGTGACTTCCTCCATAACCTCACTGCCTCGCTTTGGTCAAAACATGGATGTCATCATGGTCATTGGTGGCGTATCTGAGGGAGGTGACTACTTGAGCGAGTGTGTGGGGTATTTTATTGATGAAGATAGGTGGGTGAACTTACCACACATACACAATCATCTTGATGGACATGCTGTGGTAGTAACAGAATCCTATGTTTATGTAGCAGGTTCCATGGAGCCTGGCTTCGCCAAGACTGTGGAAAGGTACAACCCAAATCGAAATGTTTGGGAGCAGGTTTCTAATCTCATAACAAGAAAGCATTCTTTTGGACTCACAGAGGTAAAAGGGAACTTGTATAGCATAggtgggcatgggaattttaTTCCTGGGTTCAAAGATGTAGCAGTCTACCACCCAGATCAAGACAAGTGGCACAATTTGGAATCTGCACCAAAGATACTTCGGGATGTTAAAGTGATCACAGTAGATGACAGGTTTGTTTACATGGCTGCCCGCACACCTGTAGATGGGGATAATGAAGAGGGCTTAAGGAGTGTCATTGTTCGATACGATGCAGATGCAAGACAGTGGCAGGATTCTGAGTCTTTGCCTCTTCTTGACAACTACTGCTGCTTTCAGATGGCTGTGGCCAACACCAACTTTTACCACACCGCCTCATGCTGCCCCAGAAGTTATTCCCTGGATCATGAAGAGGTCAAGAGGAAGATCTCCGGTCAAGTATCTGATGACATTCTGGAAAGCTTGCCACCAGAGGTGCTTAGCATTGAGGGGGCAGCTGTCTGCTATTATAAAGATGATGTCTTCATCATAGGTGGGTGGAAAAATAGTGATGACACAGACAAACAATACAGGAAAGAGGCTTACCGCTATTGCGCAGAAAGGAAACGATGGCTGCTGCTCCCTCCTATGCCTCAGCCACGATGCCGTGCTACAGCCTGTCACGTAAGAATCCCCTTCCGGTCCTTGCATGGTACCCAGCGATATCCGATGCCACAAAACCTAATGTGGCAAAAGGACCGGATCCGGCAGATGCAAGAGATTCACCGTCATTCCTTAAGTTTGCGGAGAATGCCACGGTCTCAGATTGAGTGCTAA